The following is a genomic window from Methanolinea sp..
CCCGTTCAACCTCCTCGGGTGGAGTGTCGTGCACAACGGCGAGATCACGTCGTACGGGACGAACAGGAGGTACATCGAGAGCTTCGGGTACAGGTGCACGATGTTTACAGACACCGAGGTTGTCGCGTACCTCTTCGATCTCCTCGTCCGCCGCCACGGGCTGACCCCCGAGCTTGCCGTGAAGGCTCTCGCCCCCCCATTCTGGGATGAAATCGACTGCATGGAAGAGCGGGAGAGGACACTGTGCAAGGCGATCCGCCTCACGTACGGGTCCGCGATGATGAACGGCCCGTTCGCCATCGTTGTCGCGAAACCCGACGGGATCGTGGGATTCACTGACCGCATCAAGCTCCGACCGCTCGTCTGCGGTACTGCGGGGATGCGCCTCTACATCTCGAGCGAGGAGGCAGCGATCAGGGTGATGGAGCCGGAGCTCGAGAGTGTCACCATGCCCGCGGCCGGGGAGCCCGTGATCGGGAGGTTGTGCGTATGACGATCGGGAGCGTCCCGGTCAGGTTCGGGATCACGATTGACCGGGCGCGGTGCATGCTCTGCGGGCGCTGCGTGGAGAACTGTCCCTACGACGTCTTCCGCAGGGACGAGGATACCATCCACGTGAACTCGCGAAAGTGCGTGGCCTGCCACAGGTGCGTCGCGATGTGCCCGCGTGATGCGATAAGCATCAGGCAGCGGCCGGTCGACTACAGGGACCACCCCGTCTGGACGGAGGAAGTGCGCGAGGCGATCTACAACCAGGCCCGGACAGGCAAGATCATCCTCGCCGGGATGGGGAATGCAAAGCCATACCCTGTCATCTTCGATAGGCTCGTGCTCGACGCCTGCCAGGTGACGAACCCGAGCATCGATCCCCTCCGCGAGCCCATGGAGCTGCGCACGTACATCGGGAAGAAACCCAAGAAACTCGAGTTCAGGTACGACAATGGCGACATTTCACTCGAGACGACGCTCTCGCCAAACCTCGAACTCGCGACCCCCATCATGGTCGGCCACATGAGCTACGGCGCGATAAGCCTCAATGCCCAGAAGAGTATCGCGATGGCGGTCAAGGAGACAGGGACATTCATGGGGACGGGGGAGGGGGGGCTCCACCCCTCGCTCTACCCCTACCAGGACAGGATGATCGTCCAGGTCGCTTCCGGGAGGTTCGGCGTGAACATCGACTACCTCGAGAGGGGGGCAGCGATCGAGATAAAGATCGGCCAGGGTGCAAAGCCGGGCATCGGCGGGCACCTGCCGGGCGAGAAGGTGTGCGAGGACGTCTCCTGCACGCGGATGATCCCGGTGGGCAGCGATGCCATCAGCCCGGCGCCACACCACGACATCTATAGCATCGAGGATTTAAAGCAGCTCGTCCGGAGCCTGAAAGAGGCAACAAGTTGGCAGAAACCCGTCTTCGTGAAGATAGCCGCCGTGCACAACTCGGCTGCAATCGCGGCCGGTATCGCCCGGTCGTCGGCAGATGCCGTTGTCATCGACGGGTTCAGGGGCGGCACGGGGGCCGCACCCCGCGTCTTCCGCGACCACGTGGGCATCCCCGTCGAGGCGGCGGTCGCGAGCGTGGACGCGAAGCTCCGGTCGCAGGGAATCCGCAACGAGGTCTCGATCATCGCGAGCGGCGGGATCAGGGAGAGCGCGGACGTCGCGAAGATCATCGCACTCGGCGCGGACGCCGTCTACATAGGGACAGCAGCCCTCGTCGCGATGGGGTGCAGGGTCTGCGGGACGTGCTACCGCGGGCTCTGCCCGTGGGGGATCGCCACGCAGAGGCCCGACCTCGTCGCGAGGCTCGACCCGGAGGTCGCGTCGAAGCAGGTTGCAAA
Proteins encoded in this region:
- a CDS encoding glutamate synthase-related protein, encoding MTIGSVPVRFGITIDRARCMLCGRCVENCPYDVFRRDEDTIHVNSRKCVACHRCVAMCPRDAISIRQRPVDYRDHPVWTEEVREAIYNQARTGKIILAGMGNAKPYPVIFDRLVLDACQVTNPSIDPLREPMELRTYIGKKPKKLEFRYDNGDISLETTLSPNLELATPIMVGHMSYGAISLNAQKSIAMAVKETGTFMGTGEGGLHPSLYPYQDRMIVQVASGRFGVNIDYLERGAAIEIKIGQGAKPGIGGHLPGEKVCEDVSCTRMIPVGSDAISPAPHHDIYSIEDLKQLVRSLKEATSWQKPVFVKIAAVHNSAAIAAGIARSSADAVVIDGFRGGTGAAPRVFRDHVGIPVEAAVASVDAKLRSQGIRNEVSIIASGGIRESADVAKIIALGADAVYIGTAALVAMGCRVCGTCYRGLCPWGIATQRPDLVARLDPEVASKQVANLIHAWTLELSELMGAAGINSIESLRGNRDRLRGYLLDESTMRVLDVKPVGA